One region of Quercus lobata isolate SW786 chromosome 2, ValleyOak3.0 Primary Assembly, whole genome shotgun sequence genomic DNA includes:
- the LOC115976342 gene encoding LRR receptor-like serine/threonine-protein kinase RPK2: MPLPWLLIFFFSSFTNPPLITSSILFPSDALSLLSFKNSITLDPSNLLSTWTPSTNHCHWYGITCHRDRVISLNLTNTLAKDSALSGTISASIANLTQLRTLSIPHNMFFGEIPGSSIGKLRFLEVLELQGNNFSGNIPTQITRLYYLSLVNLSHNSVSGPIPNRLIGLRNLRDVDLSHNQLSGRIKISVDSLSKCKLLNHLRLSHNFLTDSIPPEIGNCWNLRTLLLDGNIFEGRIPATIGQISELRVLDVSRNSLTDKIPQELGNCRKLSVLVLTKVDSGSGYNEYSLVDSYGVEFNAFLGGVPSEVLLLPSLQVLWAPRANLGGRLPGNWSDLCSLRVLNLGQNYITGVVPESLGLCKNLSFLDLSSNSLLGYLPTQMRVPCMVYFNVSRNNISGFLPRFENGSCDASMMISYGQYPNNLDKEDIQNAYFNIPVWGSQKNTFYGLGLGENKEIIHDFSWNSLTGSLPLFSLGEGLLATNLKFTYRLLLNDNKFNGKLPGQIVSNCNDLDSFLVNLSANQLSGELHQALLLDCLQLKEFEAAQNQIGGSISPGIGGSMMLQRIDLSGNKLFGPLPYQLGNLKNLRWMLLGGNKLTGGIPFQLGNLTSLMVLDLSRNALTGTIPASLTNASSLEIVLLDHNGLYGDIPSSFSTLTNLTKLDVSFNNLSGHIPHLQLLSDCDSFRGNRYLHSCPDLYSASPAGLPVSPEVQNSPKQRKLKSAIIAAVTSASLVLCVLLVIVLVIIFGRRKLGRLASLRRKVVVTFADSPIELNYDNVVRATGNFSMQNLIGAGGFGSTYKAELVPGFLVAVKRLSIGRFQGIQQFDAEIRTLGRIRHKHLVTLIGYYGGEAEMFLIYNYLSGGNLETFIHNRSANNVQWPVVYKIAIHIAQALAFLHYSCVPRIVHRDIKPSNILLDEELNAYLSDFGLARLLEVSETHATTDVAGTFGYVAPEYATTCRVSDKSDVYSFGVVLLELISGKKSLDPSFSEYGNGFNIVAWAKLLTNESRSSELFSPELWETGPKENLLGLLRIASTCTAEALSVRPSMKQVLDKLRQLKN, from the coding sequence ATGCCTCTTCCATGgcttctaatcttttttttctcttccttcacCAACCCACCTCTCATCACTTCTTCAATCCTCTTTCCCAGTGACGCATTGTCCCTCCTGAGCTTCAAAAACTCTATCACTCTTGACCCTTCTAACCTCCTCTCCACATGGACCCCATCCACCAACCACTGCCACTGGTATGGCATCACTTGCCACAGGGACAGAGTCATCTCCTTAAACCTCACAAACACTTTGGCCAAAGACTCTGCTCTCTCTGGAACAATCTCAGCTTCCATTGCAAACCTCACCCAGCTCAGAACTTTGTCCATTCCCCACAACATGTTCTTTGGTGAAATCCCAGGTAGCAGCATCGGAAAGCTTCGGTTTTTGGAGGTTCTTGAGCTTCAAGGTAACAACTTTTCAGGAAATATTCCGACCCAGATAACCCGTCTTTACTATCTTAGCTTGGTAAATTTGTCCCATAATTCGGTTTCGGGTCCCATACCCAATAGACTGATTGGTTTGAGAAATTTACGAGATGTTGATTTGTCCCATAATCAGCTCTCTGGTAGGATTAAAATTAGTGTAGATAGTTTGAGTAAATGTAAGTTGTTGAATCATTTGAGGCTTTCTCACAACTTTCTGACTGATTCTATTCCACCTGAGATTGGAAATTGTTGGAATTTGAGGACCCTTTTGCTTGATGGGAACATATTTGAAGGCCGGATCCCGGCCACGATTGGCCAGATTTCTGAGCTCCGGGTTCTGGATGTTTCTAGAAATAGCCTAACTGATAAGATCCCACAAGAGCTTGGCAATTGCAGGAAGTTGTCTGTTCTTGTGTTGACTAAGGTTGACTCTGGGTCTGGTTACAATGAGTATAGCTTGGTGGATAGTTATGGAGTTGAATTCAATGCCTTTCTTGGGGGTGTTCCTTCTGAGGTCTTGTTGCTTCCCAGCTTACAGGTTTTGTGGGCGCCTAGAGCGAATCTTGGTGGCCGGTTACCTGGTAATTGGAGTGATTTGTGCTCGCTGAGAGTCCTCAATTTGGGGCAGAATTATATCACTGGTGTGGTACCTGAAAGTCTGGGGTTGTGTAAGAATCTCAGTTTCTTGGATTTGAGTTCAAACAGTTTGCTGGGATACCTCCCTACTCAAATGCGGGTTCCATGTATGGTGTACTTCAATGTCAGCCGGAACAACATATCTGGTTTTCTTCCAAGGTTTGAGAATGGCAGTTGTGATGCTTCCATGATGATCTCTTATGGGCAATATCCTAATAACCTAGATAAGGAAGATATTCAAAATGCCTACTTTAACATTCCTGTTTGGGGTTCTCAGAAGAATACCTTTTATGGACTGGGGTTGGGAGAGAATAAAGAAATCATTCATGATTTTAGTTGGAATAGCCTCACTGGTTCACTACCTTTGTTCTCTCTAGGCGAAGGGTTGTTGGCAACCAATTTAAAGTTCACATACAGATTGTTACTGAATGATAACAAGTTCAATGGGAAACTTCCTGGCCAGATAGTTTCAAACTGTAATGATCTGGATAGCTTTTTGGTTAACTTGAGTGCAAACCAACTATCTGGTGAACTTCATCAAGCACTACTTCTTGACTGTCTacagctgaaagagtttgaagcAGCACAGAATCAGATCGGTGGATCAATTAGCCCTGGTATTGGTGGCTCTATGATGCTTCAACGTATTGACTTAAGTGGAAATAAACTGTTTGGACCTCTTCCTTATCAATTGGGGAATCTGAAAAATCTGAGATGGATGCTTCTAGGAGGAAACAAGTTAACAGGAGGAATCCCTTTTCAATTAGGTAATTTGACTTCTCTTATGGTTTTGGACTTATCTCGAAATGCTCTAACAGGAACTATCCCTGCAAGTTTGACAAATGCCTCAAGTCTTGAAATCGTGCTGCTCGATCACAATGGGCTTTATGGGGACATACCTTCGTCTTTCTCAACTCTAACTAATCTTACCAAACTGGATGTTTCTTTCAACAACCTTTCTGGTCATATCCCACATCTTCAGCTCCTGAGTGATTGTGATTCCTTCCGAGGGAATAGATATCTGCATTCTTGCCCAGATTTATACTCTGCCTCACCTGCTGGGCTTCCGGTTTCACCTGAAGTTCAAAATTCGCCCAAACAAAGAAAACTGAAGTCTGCCATAATTGCTGCTGTAACCTCTGCTTCTCTTGTACTATGTGTACTCCTAGTAATAGTTCTTGTCATTATTTTTGGGAGGAGAAAGCTTGGTAGACTCGCTAGCTTGAGAAGGAAAGTAGTAGTGACCTTTGCAGATTCTCCAATTGAACTGAATTATGATAATGTGGTTAGAGCTACTGGGAATTTCAGCATGCAGAATCTTATAGGTGCAGGTGGCTTTGGGTCAACTTACAAGGCAGAATTGGTCCCAGGTTTCCTTGTAGCTGTGAAAAGGCTCTCTATAGGTAGGTTTCAAGGCATTCAACAATTTGATGCAGAGATAAGAACATTAGGAAGAATTCGACACAAGCACCTTGTAACTCTTATTGGATATTATGGGGGCGAGGCTGAAATGTTCCTAATTTACAATTATCTTTCTGGTGGAAACCTTGAAACCTTCATTCACAACAGGTCGGCCAATAATGTACAGTGGCCAGTTGTCTACAAGATCGCAATTCACATAGCACAGGCTCTTGCTTTCCTTCACTACTCCTGTGTTCCTCGGATTGTTCATCGGGACATAAAACCTAGCAACATCCTGCTTGATGAGGAGCTTAATGCCTATCTGTCGGACTTTGGGTTGGCTAGGCTTCTTGAAGTATCTGAGACCCATGCCACTACAGATGTTGCTGGCACCTTTGGGTATGTAGCACCAGAATATGCAACCACATGCAGGGTTTCTGACAAATCAGATGTTTATAGCTTTGGTGTTGTTCTGTTGGAACTGATCTCAGGGAAAAAGTCACTTGACCCATCATTTTCTGAGTATGGGAATGGGTTCAATATTGTGGCATGGGCCAAGTTGTTGACCAATGAAAGTCGTTCTTCTGAGCTTTTCTCTCCTGAATTATGGGAAACAGGGCCTAAGGAGAACCTGTTAGGACTGTTGAGGATTGCATCAACTTGCACAGCAGAGGCACTTTCTGTTCGGCCATCAATGAAGCAGGTTCTTGATAAATTGAGAcagttgaaaaattaa
- the LOC115978324 gene encoding uncharacterized protein LOC115978324 isoform X3 — MGKKKKDIIQLERESVIPIQKPKIISSLANLLEQTSDRADFLKLCQRIEYTIRAWYLLQFEDMMQLYTLFDPIHGAQKLEQQNLTPEEVDEFEIKFLMHLFQVMDKSNFRITTDDEIEVALSAQYRLNLPIVVDESMLDKRLLTTYFTKHPHDNLPYFADKYIIFRRGIGIDHTTGYFFKSKVNTIIVRAWRCFLKVTGLKRVLFRKSRPQFKNDKKESIEISTEAEQDDLYVERIRVENMKLSIFSKLLSKITIQEPTFDRIIVVYRRANTKKENKRGIYVKHFKNIPMADLEIVLPEKRNPSLTPMDWVKFLVSAVIGLVTVISSLSMPKADIRVIFAILSAVIGYCVKTYFSFQQNLVTYQSLITQSVYDKQLDSGRGTLLHLCDEVIQQEVKEVILSFFMLMKWGKATRQ; from the exons atgggaaaaaagaaaaaggatatcATACAGTTGGAGAGGGAATCAGTGATTCCAATCCAGAAGCCAAAGATTATAAGCTCCTTGGCCAACCTCTTAG AACAAACTTCTGACCGAGCCGATTTTTTAAAACTCTGCCAGAGAATTGAATACACAATTCGAGCTTGGTATCTTCTACAGTTTGAGGATATGATG CAATTATACACCTTATTTGACCCAATCCATGGGGCCCAGAAATTGGAGCAACAGAACCTAACTCCTGAAGAAGTTGATGAATTTGAAATCAAATTCCTGATGCACTTATTTCAG GTGATGGATAAGAGCAATTTCAGGATAACAACAGATGATGAGATTGAGGTTGCTCTTTCTGCACAATATCGCCTAAATCTGCCTATCGTAGTCGATGAATCTATG CTTGATAAAAGGCTTTTGACAACGTATTTTACGAAGCATCCTCATGACAACCTTCCATACTTTGCTGATAAG TACATTATCTTCAGACGTGGCATTGGGATTGATCATACAACTGGTTACTTTTTCAAATCCAAAGTAAATACGATTATTGTGCGTGCGTGGAGATGTTTTCTGAAAGTGACTGG GTTGAAAAGAGTTTTGTTCAGAAAGTCAAGGCCACagtttaaaaatgataaaaaagaatCTATTGAAATTAGCACTGAAGCAGAGCAAGATGACTTATATGTTGAACGGATCCGTGTTGAAAATATGAAACTCAG TATTTTTTCAAAGCTGCTGAGCAAGATTACAATTCAAGAACCCACATTTGATAGAATTATTGTTGTCTACAG GCGGGCAAataccaaaaaggaaaataaacgGGGTATATATGTGAAGCATTTCAAGAACATTCCAATGGCTGATTTGGAAATTGTACTT CCAGAAAAGAGAAATCCAAGTTTAACTCCGATGGACTGGGTCAAGTTCCTTGTTTCTGCTGTAATAGGACTG GTTACTGTTATTAGTTCACTTAGCATGCCCAAAGCAGATATCCGGGTCATATTTGCTATCCTCTCAGCAGTGATTGGTTACTGTGTCAAAACATATTTCTC GTTTCAGCAAAACTTAGTTACATATCAGAGCCTAATCACACAGTCTGtgtatgacaaacaactagacAGTGGAAGGGGAACTCTTCTTCACTTGTGCGATGAGGTGATTCAACAGGAA GTCAAAGAGGTAATCCTTTCATTCTTTATGCTGATGAAGTGGGGAAAAGCTACAAGACAG TAG
- the LOC115978324 gene encoding uncharacterized protein LOC115978324 isoform X2: MGKKKKDIIQLERESVIPIQKPKIISSLANLLEQTSDRADFLKLCQRIEYTIRAWYLLQFEDMMQLYTLFDPIHGAQKLEQQNLTPEEVDEFEIKFLMHLFQVMDKSNFRITTDDEIEVALSAQYRLNLPIVVDESMLDKRLLTTYFTKHPHDNLPYFADKYIIFRRGIGIDHTTGYFFKSKVNTIIVRAWRCFLKVTGLKRVLFRKSRPQFKNDKKESIEISTEAEQDDLYVERIRVENMKLSIFSKLLSKITIQEPTFDRIIVVYRRANTKKENKRGIYVKHFKNIPMADLEIVLPEKRNPSLTPMDWVKFLVSAVIGLVTVISSLSMPKADIRVIFAILSAVIGYCVKTYFSFQQNLVTYQSLITQSVYDKQLDSGRGTLLHLCDEVIQQEVKEVILSFFMLMKWGKATRQDLDVWCEELIKKEFNESCNFDVDDAVQKLEKLGIVAQI, translated from the exons atgggaaaaaagaaaaaggatatcATACAGTTGGAGAGGGAATCAGTGATTCCAATCCAGAAGCCAAAGATTATAAGCTCCTTGGCCAACCTCTTAG AACAAACTTCTGACCGAGCCGATTTTTTAAAACTCTGCCAGAGAATTGAATACACAATTCGAGCTTGGTATCTTCTACAGTTTGAGGATATGATG CAATTATACACCTTATTTGACCCAATCCATGGGGCCCAGAAATTGGAGCAACAGAACCTAACTCCTGAAGAAGTTGATGAATTTGAAATCAAATTCCTGATGCACTTATTTCAG GTGATGGATAAGAGCAATTTCAGGATAACAACAGATGATGAGATTGAGGTTGCTCTTTCTGCACAATATCGCCTAAATCTGCCTATCGTAGTCGATGAATCTATG CTTGATAAAAGGCTTTTGACAACGTATTTTACGAAGCATCCTCATGACAACCTTCCATACTTTGCTGATAAG TACATTATCTTCAGACGTGGCATTGGGATTGATCATACAACTGGTTACTTTTTCAAATCCAAAGTAAATACGATTATTGTGCGTGCGTGGAGATGTTTTCTGAAAGTGACTGG GTTGAAAAGAGTTTTGTTCAGAAAGTCAAGGCCACagtttaaaaatgataaaaaagaatCTATTGAAATTAGCACTGAAGCAGAGCAAGATGACTTATATGTTGAACGGATCCGTGTTGAAAATATGAAACTCAG TATTTTTTCAAAGCTGCTGAGCAAGATTACAATTCAAGAACCCACATTTGATAGAATTATTGTTGTCTACAG GCGGGCAAataccaaaaaggaaaataaacgGGGTATATATGTGAAGCATTTCAAGAACATTCCAATGGCTGATTTGGAAATTGTACTT CCAGAAAAGAGAAATCCAAGTTTAACTCCGATGGACTGGGTCAAGTTCCTTGTTTCTGCTGTAATAGGACTG GTTACTGTTATTAGTTCACTTAGCATGCCCAAAGCAGATATCCGGGTCATATTTGCTATCCTCTCAGCAGTGATTGGTTACTGTGTCAAAACATATTTCTC GTTTCAGCAAAACTTAGTTACATATCAGAGCCTAATCACACAGTCTGtgtatgacaaacaactagacAGTGGAAGGGGAACTCTTCTTCACTTGTGCGATGAGGTGATTCAACAGGAA GTCAAAGAGGTAATCCTTTCATTCTTTATGCTGATGAAGTGGGGAAAAGCTACAAGACAG GATCTTGATGTGTGGTGTGAAGAACTTATTAAGAAAGAATTTAATGAAAGCTGTAATTTTGATGTGGATGATGCTGTTCAAAAGTTAGAGAAATTAGGTATTGTTGCTCAG ATTTGA
- the LOC115969415 gene encoding uncharacterized protein LOC115969415 translates to MSGKTKDVIRLERESVIPIIKPRLVMTLANLIEQDSDRAEFLKLCKRVEYTIRAWYLLQFEDLMQLYSLFDPVHGAQKLEQQKLSPEEIDSLEQNFLTYLLQVMEKSNFKIATDEEINIAVSGQYLLNLPIKVDESKLDKKLLKKFFAEHHHENLPDFVDKYIIFRRGIGIDRTTDFFFLEKVDMIIGRFWGYLLRLTRLEKFLKRSSGQHKKDPKKQDDICPEADVEDLFVERIRLENMELSFRNLLGKITIQEPTFDRIIVVYRRESTKPKTERGIFVKHFKNIPMADMEIVLPEKKNPGLTPMDWVKFLVSAVVGLVAVFSSLEMPKADMWVMFAVLSTVIGYCAKTYFTFQANMAAYQNLITQSMYDKQLDSGKGTLLHLCDDVIQQEVKEDLDLRCEELIKEEFGESCNFDVDDAVHKLEQLGIVSRDSIGRYFCTGLKRANDIIG, encoded by the exons ATGAGTGGAAAGACGAAAGATGTGATTCGCTTAGAGCGTGAATCAGTGATTCCAATTATCAAGCCCAGGCTTGTCATGACGTTGGCCAACCTCATTG AACAGGATTCTGACCGGGCTGAGTTTTTAAAGCTCTGCAAAAGAGTTGAATACACAATTCGAGCTTGGTATCTTCTACAATTTGAGGATTTGATG CAACTGTACTCCCTCTTTGACCCTGTACATGGGGCTCAGAAATTGGAACAGCAGAAACTATCACCTGAAGAAATTGATTCACTTGAACAGAATTTCTTGACTTACTTATTGCAG GTGATGGAAAAGAGCAATTTCAAGATAGCGACTGACGAAGAAATTAATATTGCTGTTTCGGGGCAGTATCTTTTAAATCTTCCAATCAAGGTTGATGAATCTAAG CTTGACAAGAAgcttttgaagaaattttttgctGAGCATCATCATGAGAACCTTCCAGATTTTGTTGATAAG TACATTATCTTCCGGCGTGGTATTGGAATTGATCGGACCactgatttctttttcttggagAAAGTGGATATGATCATTGGTCGCTTCTGGGGATATCTTTTGAGACTAACTAG GCtggaaaagtttttaaaaaggTCAAGTGGACAGCATAAGAAAGATCCAAAGAAGCAAGATGATATTTGTCCTGAAGCAGATGTGGAAGACCTATTTGTTGAACGGATCCGTCTCGAAAATATGGAACTAAG TTTTAGAAATTTGCTGGGCAAGATCACAATCCAAGAACCTACATTTGATAGGATCATTGTTGTCTACAG GCGAGAAAGTACGAAACCAAAAACAGAACGAGGAATATTTGTGAAGCATTTCAAAAACATTCCAATGGCTGATATGGAAATAGTTCTT CCTGAAAAGAAAAATCCTGGGTTAACTCCAATGGACTGGGTCAAGTTCCTTGTATCTGCTGTGGTTGGGCTG GTTGCAGTATTTAGTTCTCTTGAAATGCCTAAGGCTGATATGTGGGTCATGTTTGCTGTTCTATCAACAGTGATTGGTTATTGTGCTAAGACATACTTCAC GTTTCAAGCAAACATGGCTGCGTATCAGAATTTGATAACACAGTCCATGTATGACAAACAACTGGATAGTGGAAAGGGTACTCTTCTTCACTTGTGTGATGATGTGATTCAACAGGAA GTCAAAGAG GATCTTGATCTGCGGTGTGAGGAACTAATAAAAGAAGAGTTTGGTGAGAGCTGTAATTTTGATGTGGATGATGCTGTTCACAAGTTGGAGCAGCTAGGGATTGTTTCTCGG GATAGCATTGGACGATATTTCTGCACGGGGCTAAAACGGGCTAATGACATCATTGGCTAG
- the LOC115978324 gene encoding uncharacterized protein LOC115978324 isoform X1 encodes MGKKKKDIIQLERESVIPIQKPKIISSLANLLEQTSDRADFLKLCQRIEYTIRAWYLLQFEDMMQLYTLFDPIHGAQKLEQQNLTPEEVDEFEIKFLMHLFQVMDKSNFRITTDDEIEVALSAQYRLNLPIVVDESMLDKRLLTTYFTKHPHDNLPYFADKYIIFRRGIGIDHTTGYFFKSKVNTIIVRAWRCFLKVTGLKRVLFRKSRPQFKNDKKESIEISTEAEQDDLYVERIRVENMKLSIFSKLLSKITIQEPTFDRIIVVYRRANTKKENKRGIYVKHFKNIPMADLEIVLPEKRNPSLTPMDWVKFLVSAVIGLVTVISSLSMPKADIRVIFAILSAVIGYCVKTYFSFQQNLVTYQSLITQSVYDKQLDSGRGTLLHLCDEVIQQEVKEVILSFFMLMKWGKATRQDLDVWCEELIKKEFNESCNFDVDDAVQKLEKLGIVAQDSKGSYVCVDLKHANEIIGTTTEEVMLTAKQGDSTL; translated from the exons atgggaaaaaagaaaaaggatatcATACAGTTGGAGAGGGAATCAGTGATTCCAATCCAGAAGCCAAAGATTATAAGCTCCTTGGCCAACCTCTTAG AACAAACTTCTGACCGAGCCGATTTTTTAAAACTCTGCCAGAGAATTGAATACACAATTCGAGCTTGGTATCTTCTACAGTTTGAGGATATGATG CAATTATACACCTTATTTGACCCAATCCATGGGGCCCAGAAATTGGAGCAACAGAACCTAACTCCTGAAGAAGTTGATGAATTTGAAATCAAATTCCTGATGCACTTATTTCAG GTGATGGATAAGAGCAATTTCAGGATAACAACAGATGATGAGATTGAGGTTGCTCTTTCTGCACAATATCGCCTAAATCTGCCTATCGTAGTCGATGAATCTATG CTTGATAAAAGGCTTTTGACAACGTATTTTACGAAGCATCCTCATGACAACCTTCCATACTTTGCTGATAAG TACATTATCTTCAGACGTGGCATTGGGATTGATCATACAACTGGTTACTTTTTCAAATCCAAAGTAAATACGATTATTGTGCGTGCGTGGAGATGTTTTCTGAAAGTGACTGG GTTGAAAAGAGTTTTGTTCAGAAAGTCAAGGCCACagtttaaaaatgataaaaaagaatCTATTGAAATTAGCACTGAAGCAGAGCAAGATGACTTATATGTTGAACGGATCCGTGTTGAAAATATGAAACTCAG TATTTTTTCAAAGCTGCTGAGCAAGATTACAATTCAAGAACCCACATTTGATAGAATTATTGTTGTCTACAG GCGGGCAAataccaaaaaggaaaataaacgGGGTATATATGTGAAGCATTTCAAGAACATTCCAATGGCTGATTTGGAAATTGTACTT CCAGAAAAGAGAAATCCAAGTTTAACTCCGATGGACTGGGTCAAGTTCCTTGTTTCTGCTGTAATAGGACTG GTTACTGTTATTAGTTCACTTAGCATGCCCAAAGCAGATATCCGGGTCATATTTGCTATCCTCTCAGCAGTGATTGGTTACTGTGTCAAAACATATTTCTC GTTTCAGCAAAACTTAGTTACATATCAGAGCCTAATCACACAGTCTGtgtatgacaaacaactagacAGTGGAAGGGGAACTCTTCTTCACTTGTGCGATGAGGTGATTCAACAGGAA GTCAAAGAGGTAATCCTTTCATTCTTTATGCTGATGAAGTGGGGAAAAGCTACAAGACAG GATCTTGATGTGTGGTGTGAAGAACTTATTAAGAAAGAATTTAATGAAAGCTGTAATTTTGATGTGGATGATGCTGTTCAAAAGTTAGAGAAATTAGGTATTGTTGCTCAG GATTCTAAGGGAAGCTATGTATGTGTAGATTTGAAGCATGCTAATGAGATCATCGGCACCACCACGGAGGAGGTTATGCTTACTGCTAAACAGGGTGACAGCACTCTTTGA